The following are from one region of the Juglans regia cultivar Chandler chromosome 10, Walnut 2.0, whole genome shotgun sequence genome:
- the LOC109019867 gene encoding probable small nuclear ribonucleoprotein F → MSIPVNPKPFLNNLTGKPVIVKLKWGMEYKGFLASVDSYMNLQLANTEEYIDGQFTGNLGEILIRCNNVLYLRGVPEDEEIEDADRD, encoded by the exons ATg AGCATACCAGTTAACCCTAAACCTTTCTTGAACAATTTGACTGGGAAACCTGTCATTGTGAAACTCAAATGGGGAATGGAGTACAAAG GTTTTCTTGCTTCAGTGGATTCATACATGAACTTACAG CTAGCAAACACTGAGGAATATATTGATGGGCAATTCACTGGAAATCTGGGAGAGATTTTGATCAG ATGTAACAATGTTCTCTACCTTCGCGGGGTGccagaagatgaagaaattgaAGATGCCGATCGAGACTAA